One Meriones unguiculatus strain TT.TT164.6M chromosome 5, Bangor_MerUng_6.1, whole genome shotgun sequence DNA segment encodes these proteins:
- the Ddx47 gene encoding probable ATP-dependent RNA helicase DDX47 yields MAAGEEHDSPSESLQTAPEEEETKTFKDLGVTDVLCEACDQLGWAKPTKIQIEAIPLALQGRDIIGLAETGSGKTGAFALPILNALLETPQRLFALVLTPTRELAFQISEQFEALGSSIGVQCAVIVGGIDSMSQSLALAKKPHIVIATPGRLIDHLENTKGFNLRALKYLVMDEADRILNMDFETEVDKILKVIPRDRKTFLFSATMTKKVQKLQRAALKNPVKCAVSSKYQTVEKLQQYYLFIPSKFKDTYLVYILNELAGNSFMIFCSTCNNTQRTALLLRNLGFTAIPLHGQMSQSKRLGSLNKFKAKARSILLATDVASRGLDIPHVDVVVNFDIPTHSKDYIHRVGRTARAGRSGKAITFVTQYDVELFQRIEHLIGKKLPVFPTQDEEVMMLTERVNEAQRFARMELREHGEKKKRKREDTGDDDDTEGAIGVRNKVAGGKMKKRKGR; encoded by the exons ATGGCGGCAGGCGAGGAGCATGATTCCCCTTCAGAATCACTTCAGACAGCTCCGGAAGAGGAGGAAACTAAAACATTTAAAGACCTG GGTGTGACGGATGTATTGTGTGAAGCTTGTGACCAGTTGGGATGGGCAAAACCCACCAAGATCCAGATTGAAGCTATTCCTTTGGCCTTGCAAG GTCGTGATATTATCGGGTTGGCAGAAACAGGATCTGGAAAAACAGGTGCCTTTGCTTTGCCCATTCTGAATGCGCTGTTGGAGACTCCGCAGCGCTTGTTCGCCCTGGTTCTCACCCCCACTCGAGAGTTGGCCTTTCAGATCTCTGAACAGTTTGAGGCACTGGGGTCTTCTATTGGAGTGCAGTGTG CTGTCATTGTTGGTGGAATTGATTCCATGTCCCAGTCACTGGCCTTGGCCAAAAAGCCCCATATAGTAATAG CTACTCCTGGCCGACTGATTGACCACTTGGAAAATACCAAAGGCTTCAACCTGCGAGCTCTGAAGTACTTGGTCATGGATGAAGCAGACCGGATTCTGAACATGGATTTTGAGACAGAG GTTGACAAGATCCTCAAGGTGATTCCCCGAGATCGgaaaacatttctcttttctgcTACCATGACCAAGAAG gTGCAAAAACTTCAGCGTGCAGCTCTCAAGAACCCTGTGAAATGTGCTGTTTCCTCTAAGTACCAGACTGTTGAGAAACTGCAGCAGTATTACCTTTTTATTCCCTCTAAATTTAAG GATACCTATCTGGTTTATATTCTCAATGAATTGGCTGGCAATTCCTTTATGATATTCTGCAGCACTTGCAACAACACTCAGAGAACTGCTTTGCTACTCCGAAACCTCGGGTTCACTGCCATCCCCCTCCATGGGCAGATGAGTCAG AGCAAGCGCCTTGGATCTCTAAATAAGTTTAAGGCCAAGGCTCGGTCCATTCTTCTAGCGACTGATGTCGCCAGCAGAGGTCTGGACATACCCCATGTGGATGTGGTGGTCAACTTTGACATTCCGACTCATTCGAAG GATTATATCCACCGAGTAGGGCGAACTGCTAGAGCTGGGCGCTCTGGAAAGGCCATTACTTTTGTAACACA GTATGATGTGGAACTCTTCCAGCGCAtagagcatttaattgggaagAAACTGCCCGTCTTTCCAACACAGGACGAAGAGGTTATGATGCTCACAGAACGTGTGAACGAAGCCCAGAGATTTGCCCGAATG GAGTTAAGggaacatggagaaaagaagaaacgCAAGCGAGAGGACACAGGAGATGATGATGATACGGAGGGCGCTATTGGTGTGAGGAACAAGGTGGCTGGAGGGAAAATGAAGAAGCGGAAAGGCCGCTAG